One Triticum dicoccoides isolate Atlit2015 ecotype Zavitan chromosome 5B, WEW_v2.0, whole genome shotgun sequence genomic window carries:
- the LOC119309714 gene encoding endoribonuclease Dicer homolog 4-like, translating into MVPPVYQEPSIMPINTRTEKELEEKEVLCTHKKPKATGCVAQPQQEIELAIESDNKGHGDPSPKESACVVLSNGEANGCSEGHVLGGANEEPEASSRLAQLCSAIGWKSPTYEFQEHGHDHTKLFTCKVSVLVETFTDTVVECISEPKPQKRAAQEQGAQGVLWTLKRLGHVK; encoded by the exons ATGGTGCCGCCTGTGTACCAGGAGCCTAGTATCATGCCGATCAATACAAGAACGGAGAAGGAGTTGGAAGAAAAG GAGGTGTTATGCACGCACAAAAAGCCCAAAGCTACAGGGTGTGTTGCCCAACCGCAGCAGGAAATTGAACTCGCCATTGAGAGTGATAATAAAGGGCATGGTGATCCTTCACCGAAAGAGTCTGCTTGTGTGGTGCTGAGCAATGGTGAAGCAAATGGTTGCAGTGAGGGGCATGTTCTTG GCGGTGCAAATGAAGAACCAGAAGCAAGTTCGAGACTGGCTCAACTCTGCAGTGCAATTGGCTGGAAGAGTCCAACATATGAGTTTCAAGAACATGGACATGACCATACAAAACT GTTCACATGCAAGGTGAGTGTTCTTGTGGAGACGTTCACAGACACTGTTGTGGAGTGCATCAGTGAACCCAAACCCCAGAAGAGAGCTGCCCAGGAACAAGGTGCTCAAGGTGTGTTATGGACCCTCAAGCGCCTTGGTCATGTGAAATAG